TGATTATCTTGACACCTGTATGTTGCTGCACTTTTTTAATCGTGTCCAGTACTTCTTGTTTGGTAGCAGGACAGGTCATAGTGGCAGGTTCGTCCAGGAGCAGAAGTTTAGGATTGGCTGCAAGCTGTCTTGCAATAAGGAGTCTTTGTTTTTCTCCACCGCTGAGTACCATGGAAAAATGTTCGGCTTTATGGTCCAGACCAACCAGTTTGAGATACTTCATGCTTTCTTCATACAGGTCATCATAATCCGGATGATCCTTTGCAGGTAAGGCTTCCTGGCCAACACGCAGGGAATATAATCTCCGGATAATGTTCTCTATTGCAGCCCCTGGCCAAAGTCCAAAGTTCCTTTGGAGATGGATAGCACTCATGCTCTTCAATTTCCTGAAATCATCATCTGAGGAATCTGGAGTGATGGACAATCCGTCCAGTTCGATCTCACCTCCGTTGAAACTTTCTACACCTCTGAGCACCTTCAGCAATGTCGTTTTACCGCTACCGCTTTGTCCCATAATGCCGAGAATTTCTCCGTCTTTCACTTCAAAACTGACACCGTCCAGTGCCCTTACACTGGCGTCATCCAGTTCGTAATCTTTGATCAGATTCTTGACTTTTAACATGATATGTCCTCAATGATTTAAATAAAAAATATAGTATTAATTTATTACGTTCAAATGATGATAATTTATAAGGTTATATCCTGATGTTTTGGTAGGTTATATTTATTACGGTGAACACTTCTAATAAGATGTAATAAATAGATACAAACTTATAAGTCATCTAAAGGAAAAAACTACATAGAGATTATAAGTAGATACAAACTTATAAGTTATTTAAACTGAAAAACAATTATAGATTCTATATGAACGTAGAATTAAGAAGGTAATGGATATGAGGAAAATATTGATTATATTGTTGACATTGCTTGCAATTTCAATCGTTATATCTGGATGTGTGGATCCTTATGTTGTGTCAACGCCAGCCGGTACTGCCACTTCGACATCCACCCCCCAGGCAACTGCAACACAACAGGTGACAAAGAATGTTGATCCGGTAAAGCTATTAAGTGCTCCCACCTGGACCTGGAGCAGCAGGATACGAATAAAAGAAGTGGACATCTCAGATGATGGTAACTACATTGCTGGTCTATCCACCCAGAAGGTCATAATAAAAACGCCGACAAAAAATGTGCTTTCAAACCTGGCGTGGAACAATGCCAATCATATTTCAGTATCAAATGATGGGAACTATATAGCTATTGCTGATAAGTATTTCTTCAATATTTATGACAATAATGGGGTGGAACTCACAACCTATACCATTGGAGGTCTTATTAATACAATTGAGGTATTGGACTCCGGCGTTGTTATACAGGGTGGCGAAAGATCACCACAATTGAATAGTGTGAATACATATGGAGTTGAGTTGTGGTCATGGAAACCAAGCATAAACACAATAAAAGTGCTGGATTTCGATAGTTCAGTAAACGGTGATAACATAATAATGGGAACTTCAGATAGCAAAATTTACTATTTGACAAATTATGGCGATCAAATCTGGTATAAGAGTGTTTCTGGACATGTTCGAGACGTAAAATTATCAGATGATGGTAAAAATATCTTTGTTCTGACTGATACTAACAAGGTATATTCTTTTGACAGTTATGGTAACAAGAACTGGGAGCGAGTACTGGACATAAATACTGTTGAGATTGAAATTTCAAAGTACGGTGATTACATACTGACAAAACCATTTAACGAAGCCGATTCTTATTCATTCAAAAATAAAGTATACCTGCTTGAGAATAATAATGGCAATGTAAAATGGATGAAACAGATGGCCAGTAATGTAGGTGTCATCGGTATTTCGAAGGATGCAAAATATGTGATTATTGGTGAGGAACGGGTTCTTAGAATGTATGATCTGGCAGGAGATGAACAATCCAGTTATTCTCTGGAAAGTCAGTACGGAACAAAAATTGTATCTTTAAGTATGACTCCCGATGCCAGTAAACTGGCTGTAGGTACAATAAACTCGTTACTCGTATTCGGCTAATCCCGAATACTTGTTTTCCTTTTTTTTATTTCTTAATAAGTATAGCCCTGGCCGGGCCACCGTCTCCATGTTCAACCTTTAGCGGCAAGCATACAAAGAGATATTGTCCGGCCTCCACAGCAGACAGCACCAGGCCTTCGATTACAGCAATATCTGCACTCAATAACATGGTATGTACTTCATATTCTTCCCCGGTCGTACCAATGGATAGCGCATCTGTCCCTACAGTTTTGACACTACTATCTACCAGATATTGAGCAGCCGCTGTTGTTAACCTTATTCCACTATTTTTTCCCTTTAACAATACTATCTCGCCAGGTTCCACATAGCCAATATCAGCAGGTCCGATATCATTTCTGATGTGGGAGAGGTCAATCACTCTGGCAGACCCAACAAGCATGTCCATTGGCATATCATCGATACCTGCACCCCCCTCAATAAAGTGAAGAGGCGGGTCAACATGGGTGCCGGTATGGGTACCAAGTGTCAACTGTGAAACATTGTACGGGTCCCCACTCTCAAGCTTTGATATCCGGGTTATCACAGGCCCCGGTTCACCGGGATACATTTCCATATCAGGACGAATCGTCATTGAGATATCAATGACCTTCATACCACCATCTCAAACCCTATGGTCGGCTGTTGGAGCCCGAAATGAGAGATGACCTCTGGGTGTATCTCACCCAGTACGCCTATCTCCCTGCCGTCAACAAGTATGGCTGCCCGCCTGCCATCAAGGAAAGCGGGATCATCGGTGCTGTCAATGGTATGCTCTATCCCCCTCTCCCGCATAACAGCATCTACGACTGCCCTTATCTCAGTGAAATTAGCTGCATGATAAATGCTCACAGCCGCTAACTTCTGTGTCGTGATGCCATCCACAACAACATCGCCCACTTCAAAGATACGCTGGGGAAGTTCACGGTGCTGGTTCAGTGAAAGAATCTCCATCAGGTTTGGCAGGATAGTGGTCCTTAGCATGGTCTGGTCCTCGCTGATAGGATGTTTGACAGGTGTAGCTTTACCGTCCGGAGCGCGCAGCATATTGTAATAATGTACCTTTTCGCTGGTAAGTGTGAAAGGCATCACCTGGTTAAATCCAAGCCCCACCAGTATCTGCATAATGTCATGTTTCTTAATGGAAATGGGATGCTGTTGACCCACAGTTAATGTTTCAGGTATGGAAGGTGAGATATTGTCATAGCCATATCCTATGATGATGTCTTCTATCAGGTCCCAGGTATGCAGGATATCAGCCCTGTATGCAGGTGATTTGACCTTAATGCGTTCATTATGAACTGATGCCCCGAACCGCATTTTCTGAAGGTTTTCCACGATCTGCTCAGGTGTGAGGGTAAAACCTGCAAGAGAACGTACTTCATCCATATCCAGTTCCCACTCGCCGGGCCTCAGGTCTGGCATGGTAGCCGTCCCTTCTATACTATTATTGACGGTTACGCTCTCGATGGTCCCACCCCGCTCGGCCAGTGAGGTGACCACGATGTTAAGGGCAGTATATACATTCCTATCCAATCCAGTAACGTCAATGAACACGTCATGAGTTTCATGTTCGACCCTGGTCAGATTTCCGTTGATTATGGGGGGGAAGGAGAGTACCTGGTCCTTACTGTCCAGGATAAGGGGATAATTTTCAAATCCATCCATGAGATGAGCATATTTCATGCCTTTTGGATGCTTCTCCAGAATTTCCTGCATGGTCATTGGCACATCGAAATCCAGGGGAACGAAACTAAAACCCGGGTCAGCAGCCACGTATCTGAAAGGGGGTGCTACCTTGCTGATATCATGGATGCCGATAGATACTTTCTTGCGGTCCCGTCCAAGGCCCCAGTGCAGGTCTTCCTGCAGTCCCATCAGGCTCTCAATACTATAATCATTGAATTTCAGCCCTCGTACTACGGCACAACCCAGAAATGGCCGTATGCGCTTTATTTCATCATCCAGCGTAATCGCGATATCAGAAGGGTTCACTTCATATTCAGGTAGTCCGGTTTCAATACCCAGAAAACCTCTCATACCCCTGGCAACGCCTTCCGGACTGTACAGGTCAGGCCTGTCAGGAAAGAACTCGATGTCAATATGGTCATCTTCAATGCGTTCGATGTCGGCCCCGATCATGGGTATTCTTTTAATAAATGTGTCCCTGTCTGTTCCTGTTAGTGCCTCAATATCTTCGTAATATAATGTGATTACTGGCATGTACTGACTCCTGTATCGACCTGGGTATGAAATATAATGCTTAGGTTAAAGATTTTTTGATAATCTGTATTAGCGGGTCGTATGTGAATTATGACAGTAAATAAATATAAGCTATACAAGGATAGAATTACTATTGTATGGAGATAACATTCAGGGAATAATTTCTTTTATGGACATATAATTCATACAATATTCATTTTATGGACATTTCATTGAATCTCTAACTCCTTTTATGTACCTCTTTTTGTATATACCACTTGTTTTTTACCTTTTATTCAACATATCGAGTTCATCCAAATAATCATTTCATTAAACTGTGAAATTGAAAACAATTTGTGTCTTTTGAAAAAAATATTACTGAAAACTATATATAGAGTGTTTGCTTAAAAACCTTTTATACAAAAAACGTGATTATGATGATTTTCTCTGAATATCTATTTTTTGTTTTGTCTTTGCTATTAATTGTCTTGTTAATTTTATTATTATATTCAAATTGGAGATTATGGAATCAGACTGACGTCACGGTACTTAAGGCAAAAATATTCCTTGATGAAAAGTTCATGAAAAATAATTTCCTGATGTTTTCGCTTATGGGAATTATTGTTGGATTATCTATAGGCTTCCACATTATCATTGAAATGATAGAGTTAATTGCTATTGAAATACCTGCTGTAATACATCCAGTAGTCAATTTATTTTACTATGTTGGATTGATTATTTCATTTGTCTGCCTTTTGGCAATGGGAGTATTCTGGCGGAATATACTGAGAAAAGAAAACAAGATTAGGACAATTTACAGACAATTCGTATCATCAGAAGCAAATTGTTCATGATTCCTCTTTCGTGCCACCAGAGCCAGGTGGTCCCGGTGGAAAGGCTCCAATCCTTTTTTGTCAACTACTTCAAATTCTTCATCTAATTTTTCCAGTTCCTGATAAAATACCTGTTTAGGATTGGCAGTGCTATCAACACTGCGAGCCTTTATGACCATGATGAGATACCCGCCGGGTTTTAAACACTCCCTGGCATTGACATTGGCTATTCCCGCCTGGTCCCTCTGGGCAACATCCTGGTATATCAGGTCCACTTGCCCTGTAATGGCTTTGTACAATACAGGTCTTGTAGCATCGGCAAGGATGGGGACCATGTTCTGGCGCCGGCTGCACACACCGATAAGGTCGCGCATTACACGCGGGGCGAACTCTACTGCAAATACCATCCCACATGACACGATATCCGAAAGATGGCTGGCAGTAGTGCCAGAGGCCGCACCCAGGTACAATATCCTGGAATGAGGAGTAACAGGAATAGTCATTCCTTTTTCAATCATGGCAGCCAGTTTACTGCGGCGGGGAGACCACAGCCGGTATTCAATGCCGTTTCGGTTCACTACTTTTTCACCATATACCCGGGTACCGGGTACCATATTCACCGTGGCCAGTCTGGTGCTCCCTGCATCCTGTATCGAATATACATTTGGTGGAAGCAATGGCAGCTTGTATTGACTATCAGGCATCTGGATAGAATAATGACTGAATATCAATAAGATTTTCCCATGAATACCTGCCATAATCTATTATTCAGGTAAGAACATATGGGACGACGAAAGAATGAATACATATCTAGCGTAAAAGCGGCATATGAGTACAAGAAAATCCTCCCTGCGGTCGGATTAACTTGAGTACACAAAGTTATACTTTATGTCTACAAGAAGAGCAACGTAAGAGCGATAATGAACACCAATAATACCATATTGAATCCAGATGACGAGATATTTTGAAGTTACAAGACATGATGGTGCAGCCCGCACGGGCAAGTTGCTGTTAAAGGAGTCCCATTCCACTCCGATGATACTGGAAGTGGTATCAGGGTACCCTATAGTGTATGCCGGTAGTCCCTGGGGGCATAATACCCTCGCACCTGGTGATGTTGAAGATGGCACTTTGGTAATATTACCTGATAAGTCCATGCCATTGCATGCAGGGGGAGAAAGAGTAAAAAGAATGGTGGGATCTGCCAGGGAATCCATGCGGGTATGGGACAGCTGGCAGGGGGCAGTAGGCCGGATTATACACCCTGCATACCCTGACATATCACCCGCCGACCTGTATGTGTTGGGCGCTGCAAAACAGATGGAGCATAATCCCAGAGTACTTATGGAGAGTATCATTTACATCAGGAATCATACCCCGCCTGATACTGCCCTGTACGCTCCTGCTATGGCCACGCCCGAAAATATAGGGATGCTGGTGTACATGGGCGTTGATGTAGTTGATGATACCCTTGCTGTAGTAAAGGGATTTAATGACATCTACATGATGCCTGGCGGCGAATACAGGCTCAAAGACCTGGTGGAACTGCCATGCAGGTGCAATGTATGCAGCAATACCAGTGTCGATGAATTAAATGAAATGGATGCAGCCCAACGTGGTGAACTGGTCGCACGGCATAACAAAACCAGGCTTGAAGAAGAGAAACGTATCATAGTTCAACACATAAGGGACGGACATCTGCGGGAATATGTAGAAGGGAAATGCCGCAGTGACCCGTGGCTTACTGCACTGCTGCGCCTCACAGACCAGGAATATTCATATCTTGAACAGCGCACGCACACCTATCACCGCAGTACCATGTACACCAATTCTGCAGAATCCCTGAATAGAGTAGAGGTCAAAAGATTTGCCCGCCGTGTTCAGGAACGCTTCCAGTCGCCCGATAATAACATCCTTTTGCTCCTGCCCTGTTCAGCACGTAAACCATACTCAATATCGAACAGCCACCAGTATTTCAGCCGTGCTTTGGGCAAGTACAGGCGGGCAATAAATGAAGTGATCATCACATCACCGTTAGGTATTGTACCGCGTGAACTGGAACTGGTATATCCGGCCGCCCATTACGACACGCCTGTTACAGGGCATTGGGACCTTGAAGAGCGCTCATGGGTCGGCGGTTGCCTGCTCGACTACCTGGGAAAAAATCGATATTCCCATATGATCGCCCACGTGGACGGGGCCTACAGGGATATCTGCGAGTCGATGGCTCATGAACTGGGAATTGACATACTCTATACGGCAAACGGTGAGGGGAGCATTACATCAAACCAGTCATTAAAGAAACTGGGCGAAACAGTGAGAGATATAGTGAATGAAGAAGGATACTCCCTGCGCAAGCAGCAGGATATTACTGCAAACATGCTTCGCTCTATTGCAGATTATCAATTTGGCACGGGTGCAGGGAAGCTACTGGTGCCTGATAATGCCACCATTAAGGCACCGTTTCCCAAACACCAGGTATTTGACGGACGCACCCAGCTTGCAACGTTGAATCCCAGTACAGGTACCCTTATACCTACTCTTGAAGGGGGACGCAGGCTCGTTGAACTGGGAACCTACCAGGTCCATATCGATGATTTCGTGCCGGGAGGGACGCTCCTGGCACCGGGTGTTGTAGATGCAGACCCTGAAATTCGGCCTTCCGACCAGGTTCTTGTCATGGGCAATCGTGCAATAGGTGTGGGCAGGGCATTGATGGGAGGGGACGAAATGGTTCGCTCCAGCAGGGGCGTAGCTGTTGACCTGAGGCAGGTAAAGGAGATATAAATGCGAATTTCATGTTCGTCGCTTTTCCTGTGGGATTATAGGATTGAAAATAGTATCGGAATACTGATCGAAGCAGGGATCGAGAATGTCGAGTTCTGGGCAGAGACGCCGGATTTCTGGCGACAGCGCCATGAAGACAGGGCAGTAAAAAATCTCAGGGATGCAATATCTGTTCTGACCGAGCGTTGTACTGTGCATGCCCCGATACTTGACCTGAACGCATCATCCTATAATGAACATGTATGTGAGGTTACCATTAAGGAGACCCTATGGGCAATTGACCTTGCAAGGAAACTGGATGTATCTGTGCTGACCGTACATCCTGGCAGCAGGACAGTACACCGGCCGCCCACCCCTGAAGATTGGGACCGTTTTTATCACTATCTTACCGTTACTACCAGGTATGCAGTTGATGCAGGTATCACCATGGCTTTGGAGAATCTTACACCCAGGGTGCAGAGTATGTGCCACGAACCTGTGCAGATGGCGAAGGTGCTGGAAAAGTACCCTGACCTGATGATGACCCTGGACATCCCTCATGCACTGCAGGTAGATGTTGAAAATGCCATTGGGTTCATTGGACAACTGGGTGAGCGGATCGTTAATGTCCATATTGGTGATGTGCAAAACGGCACCCCTCATTTACCTGGTCATATTGTGAGGAATCCACAAACATCAGCTGTTCTGGATACATTAAAACGAAGTGGTTATGATGGTGACCTGACCATTGAAATCGATGATAAACTGCTTGTGAAACAACAATCAAGAGAAGATAAGGTAACATTGCTGGTAAATGAGAAGAAATATCTTTTAAGGAACCTGCAACAATAAGGGAATATTCGTTGGTGAATCAAAATGAACATCTTTTCCTGTAAATGTATATTGATCGAATATCTGTTCACAGAGTTAAAAACATGCCTGCGCAGAATAGAAACATTTATTTTATATTATTTTAATGTGATATAAGGAGGAATTGATTTATGAAAAATCAATCGGTTAGTGTTTTTGATGTAAGCGATGAAGAATTTGCTGAAACTTTGATGGGATTAGGATTGAAGCGAAATGTTGCCAAAGCCCTTACGTATCTGAAAAATGGTGATGAGGTAACGTCCCGGGAGATAGAGATTGGCTCTGATATGAGACAACCTGAGGTTAGTGTGGCTGTGCGTGAACTGAAAGGGCTTAAATGGATAGTGGTAAGGGAAGAAAAAAAGCCGGGAAAGGGAAGGCCATTTAAGCTATACCGCCTGGAAAAGGACATGAATTCCATAATCAACCAGCTTGAGTACGAAAAAGTAGATGAGTCAAAGCAAATGTTCGAAAACATCCAGCGGCTTAAACATATCAATATGAATAAAAGTTGATCACGAGCATCCTTCAACGATACCAAGTACCTAATTAGGCAAAACCGGGTCTTCTTTACTCAATATATTACTGATGGTTCCCCTGTTTTTTCCTTTAAACTCTGTTCTCGTTGACACGAAGATAAATTTTATGGACATATGGTCACATTAAACAGGAATTCAAAAGATAGGATGAATAATATTTTCCATAATTCTATTTTTATCGAATTTCTACCATCAACTGTATAAACATAATACAACCGTCCAGATACTGTTATATATATATTTATTTAATGTTATATTCAGGTGAAAAAATATATGAGAAATCAATCAGTTAGCGTATTTGATGGGAGCGATGAAGAGTTTGCAGATACTCTGGTAGGATTGGGGTTGAAGCGAAATGTTGCCAAAACCCTTACTTTTCTGAAAAATATGGATGAAGTAACGTCCCGTGAGATAGAGATTGCGTCTGACATGAGACAACCGGAGGTAAGTATGGCGGTACGTGAACTTAGAGGGCTTAAATGGATAATGGTAAGGGAAGAGAAAAAACCTGGAAAAGGAAGGCCATTCAAAGTATACCGATTGAACAAGAAAATGGATTCTATAATCAGCCAGCTTGAGCTTGAAAAAGTAGATGAAACAAAGCAAATGCTCGAAAACATCCAGCGGCTTAAAAGAATCAACTTTAAAAAGAGTTGATTCCTGTATTTTAAATTGAAACAACGTAATAATTATACGATATAATTAGTCATCCAGGTTCAATGGATTGTTGTATGCCTGGATGACATCTCTGCCTTCCACGAATACAAGTCCGTGTCCTTCAGCATATTTTTGTGCATCAGCTTTGGATAGTGCCAGACCCGTTGCCCCATCAAGCATCTCACATATGGCCATGGCGGGAGTTATACCGGCCAGCTGTGCAATGACCACCGAAAGTTCGGTCTGTCCTATTCGATCATGTACCAGACCACTGGCAGCCCTTAGTAAGGAAACATGGCCCGGAGACCTGAACTCATTTGAGATGTCCACCTCTTTTCCGTCCATGGCATCCTGCACAAGGTTACCCATTCGGCTAATGGTCAGTGCCCTGTCCCGGTCCGGTATGCCGGTAAACGTGTCCCTGTGATTTACCCATAGTGAAAATGAAGATTTTGAGTCGTAAGGGATATCACCCTGTTTTTCCACCAGTTTACGCAGTATTTTACCATTGCCGCTAATGCTTGAATGGCGCAGAATGTCAGCATAGAATGGAAGACCCAGCATCTGGGCTGCAATGGGGTGAATTGCGACACAGATGAGCCCTCCGCCATCCTTTCGCATCTGGTAGATATGTTGAGGTGTAGTGCTGTCGGCCGGAATTACAAAATCAGTCTCACCTTCCCTGTCTTCAGAATCAAAAAGAAGTATCATCCTGCCATTTTTCAATGACTCGACCGCTTGTTGCATTATATTATTTCGAGTTTCCATTCTATTCACCTGTGATGTAGGAGTTATGTATTTTTCATTCGACAATTACTGTTATCTTGCTGCCGTCTTTCAATTTCAAATGTTCCCGCAGGTTATCCGGGGATATTATTTCAATGATGTCTTCAGGATAATGTGTCCTGTCGGGAATCATTATGGCACCTTTTGTCCCATTCCCCAACGTAACCGGGTAACAACGCCCACCGCCGAAGGTCCGGTTCTTGCTGTTAAATCCATCAATAACTATGCCGTCCTTCAGGTTCAGCATGGTCCGGCATCCAACACTTTCGCCTTCAAGTTTTATGTTCAATGTACCGGGATAGGGCTCAAATTCCAATAATCTGACAAACTGGTCATGGTAACCTTTCAGGGTGGTGTAATACTGCCCTTCACCCAGACCGGTAATGACCTTACCGGTAAGTTCTATGTGTGTGGGCGGTTGGGTGAATATCCGGCGGTATTCCATGTACTCAGCCTCCAGTACCTTACGCCCCTGTTTCGTGATAATTACCTTCTGACCTGATGGTTCTATCTTGCGGGTGATATAACCTGCCTGTTCAAGGGCCTGCAGTCGCCTTGAAGCTGTCTGTGGGCTTGATGATATGTATTGGGCAAATTCGGGGGAAGATAATAATACAATTTCATCAATTCCACCTAATTGCGCCAGTTTCTTTAAAGCTGATATGTTTTCCATAATGCCCTCTCAATTTTGAGATGCATTACAAATATGGCGTGTTATTAATTAAAGGTTGCGGATTGATTAATCAAAAGTCCCTGGGATGGCTAAAAGTCCTTCGCAGATTTCTTTGCATAGATTGAAGGGAACAGCGACTATCAATTCATTTTCCCCATACTTGCTATGCTTGCGCGAACCCTTGCAACCAAGGGAAACACCTATTCGGCCGGTATTGGTAGGCGCAGCTGTACAGTCCCCGCAGATAGAAGCCGTGCCACCAGTGATAAATGTCAGGGGCTGTCCATCATGGTAGGAGAATGCCTGCACCAGTCGCATAGCCTTCTCAGGTGAGAGGAATAGCAGCAGTATATCAAAATCGGGTATTTTTTCTATAAGGGGAAAGAGCTGGACCGACCTATATCGCGCCTCGAGCCTGGGTAATGCTTCTGCTGCCCGGACAGCGGATTCTTTGTTCCTGTACCTGCCTGAATTGAAGTAGTATTCATCGGGCCTGGGGGCATCCCTACCCAGCACATAGGCGCCCACGGGACAGCCCTGTTCTGAAAATGTGATGGTTTCGCCTTTCCGGGCCTGCTGGATAAGTTCGCAGAAAAGTTTTTCAGTAGGATGTGCCATCCCCTCTGCAAGAAATATAACTCCTACAGGAAAACCACAATCCATAAAAGCTTTGAACTTTGCTATTGACATTAACCTTTAATAATGTCTTATGAGCCATAAAACGACTACTTTATCAAAGCTTGTATGATAAACAGTTCATTGGAGATTCTATTATTACTAACAGTATTTTATTACTAACAGTATTGTTAGTCTGGTACAGCTGACCCTGTGAATACCTACTTTGCTAAAAAATGAGACTGGATAATCATTTGTAGGATTAACGGTATGTATAAAATCATGAGTGACGAAAAACTTATCGCATATATAAAAGAGCGTCTTGAGAAGGGACGGATGGCTGAAGCTATTGAAGCTGCTGAACTCGGAGGTAGACCACTATCAGAAGATGAACTGAAAGGATATATTTTCCAGTACCTTGAAAACGGCTGGATAGCAAGGGCCATTGAGGGTGCAAAGGTTGTAGGAATTGAGCTGCCTGAAGAATTGCTTATCGGCTGGCTAGCAAAGTATCTTGAAGACGGCCAGATATATTCTGCCATAGATGGTTCAAAAGCAATGGGAATACCCCTCCCACATGATAAACTCATTGCCACTGGCAGGAAGTGTCTCCTGGAAGGAAAACTTGCCCATGGTTTAAAGGCATATGAAATTGCAAACGTATCTCCTCCTGAAGAAGAACTCGTTAATTGTGCCATTAAGTGTTTTGAAGGGGGTAAGTTACAGGACGGTCTTGAGGCATATGATAAAGTGTGTAAAACACCGACAGCACAAGAACTTGCGATATGCGGGGACTCCTGTTTCGAGTGGGGTCTGGTGTCCAGTGGTTTAGAGGCATACAGGATGGCCGGCAAGACACCTCCTAAAGAGAAACTTATCGAATGCGCCAATATATGCATGGTTGAAAAACGCAAGGCAGATGCACGAAAAGCAATGGTGGAAGCAAATAAGATACAGGATTGAAAAGTATTTCTGACAGATTTGAAAACGTATCAGGCAATGAAAAAACGAAATAGAATTAACGACGCAACACTAAAAGAAAATTATAGAATGCCGGGCTCAGGTTACCTCGGCATTCACTTCAGAATCGGTATTTACTACAGGTTCAGCACTGACCTCAGGTTTGAGTATAACAGGCTTTTCAATCCCTGCAGGTTCGCTCAGTACACGGGTCTTCAGTATCTCTACCCGTCTTAATGGATACACACCCTTTACATCCCTGTATATCTGTGCAGAAAGTTTGCCCAGGACAGCATCCTGGATAAATGTATTGAAATCCAGCTGCTGTGCTCTTCTCCGGACTATCATGGTCATGATATGGCGGATTGCTTGTATCTGGCTGGACTTTGCTCTCTTGATTGTGAAACAGGTCGGTTTTATCCTTATCGTGTAACCGTCCTTTGTCATTACATCCATATATGAAGTTATCATTGATGTCTGGCGTTTTATCAGTGACCTGAGATAATCCCTGGTTAGCTCATGGCCCATGAACTTGGTATAGGCAGAATCTCCGCCCACCTGGTCTATCATCAAAGACATTTTCACATTCTGTTTGGACATATCATTTGTGACATCTCCAAGGGTAATCTCAATAACCCGACCCATTAATAGTTTCGGGTCACTGGCAGGTGTTTCGCCGATTTCCTGCTGCCCCATCATTTCAGGCGTGACAATACTGTACCATTGCTTGGATTTCCAGCCGTCTACCTTTCTTGGACTTCTCTTTGCCAAACTTGTTCCTCCGATTATAATATTAATTTGATATATTTGTGATATTCACCAAACTTTGATGAAA
This region of ANME-2 cluster archaeon genomic DNA includes:
- a CDS encoding cyclase family protein, coding for MKVIDISMTIRPDMEMYPGEPGPVITRISKLESGDPYNVSQLTLGTHTGTHVDPPLHFIEGGAGIDDMPMDMLVGSARVIDLSHIRNDIGPADIGYVEPGEIVLLKGKNSGIRLTTAAAQYLVDSSVKTVGTDALSIGTTGEEYEVHTMLLSADIAVIEGLVLSAVEAGQYLFVCLPLKVEHGDGGPARAILIKK
- the pheT gene encoding phenylalanine--tRNA ligase subunit beta, which produces MPVITLYYEDIEALTGTDRDTFIKRIPMIGADIERIEDDHIDIEFFPDRPDLYSPEGVARGMRGFLGIETGLPEYEVNPSDIAITLDDEIKRIRPFLGCAVVRGLKFNDYSIESLMGLQEDLHWGLGRDRKKVSIGIHDISKVAPPFRYVAADPGFSFVPLDFDVPMTMQEILEKHPKGMKYAHLMDGFENYPLILDSKDQVLSFPPIINGNLTRVEHETHDVFIDVTGLDRNVYTALNIVVTSLAERGGTIESVTVNNSIEGTATMPDLRPGEWELDMDEVRSLAGFTLTPEQIVENLQKMRFGASVHNERIKVKSPAYRADILHTWDLIEDIIIGYGYDNISPSIPETLTVGQQHPISIKKHDIMQILVGLGFNQVMPFTLTSEKVHYYNMLRAPDGKATPVKHPISEDQTMLRTTILPNLMEILSLNQHRELPQRIFEVGDVVVDGITTQKLAAVSIYHAANFTEIRAVVDAVMRERGIEHTIDSTDDPAFLDGRRAAILVDGREIGVLGEIHPEVISHFGLQQPTIGFEMVV
- a CDS encoding fibrillarin-like rRNA/tRNA 2'-O-methyltransferase, which encodes MPDSQYKLPLLPPNVYSIQDAGSTRLATVNMVPGTRVYGEKVVNRNGIEYRLWSPRRSKLAAMIEKGMTIPVTPHSRILYLGAASGTTASHLSDIVSCGMVFAVEFAPRVMRDLIGVCSRRQNMVPILADATRPVLYKAITGQVDLIYQDVAQRDQAGIANVNARECLKPGGYLIMVIKARSVDSTANPKQVFYQELEKLDEEFEVVDKKGLEPFHRDHLALVARKRNHEQFASDDTNCL
- a CDS encoding DUF5591 domain-containing protein, which translates into the protein MTRYFEVTRHDGAARTGKLLLKESHSTPMILEVVSGYPIVYAGSPWGHNTLAPGDVEDGTLVILPDKSMPLHAGGERVKRMVGSARESMRVWDSWQGAVGRIIHPAYPDISPADLYVLGAAKQMEHNPRVLMESIIYIRNHTPPDTALYAPAMATPENIGMLVYMGVDVVDDTLAVVKGFNDIYMMPGGEYRLKDLVELPCRCNVCSNTSVDELNEMDAAQRGELVARHNKTRLEEEKRIIVQHIRDGHLREYVEGKCRSDPWLTALLRLTDQEYSYLEQRTHTYHRSTMYTNSAESLNRVEVKRFARRVQERFQSPDNNILLLLPCSARKPYSISNSHQYFSRALGKYRRAINEVIITSPLGIVPRELELVYPAAHYDTPVTGHWDLEERSWVGGCLLDYLGKNRYSHMIAHVDGAYRDICESMAHELGIDILYTANGEGSITSNQSLKKLGETVRDIVNEEGYSLRKQQDITANMLRSIADYQFGTGAGKLLVPDNATIKAPFPKHQVFDGRTQLATLNPSTGTLIPTLEGGRRLVELGTYQVHIDDFVPGGTLLAPGVVDADPEIRPSDQVLVMGNRAIGVGRALMGGDEMVRSSRGVAVDLRQVKEI
- a CDS encoding sugar phosphate isomerase/epimerase encodes the protein MRISCSSLFLWDYRIENSIGILIEAGIENVEFWAETPDFWRQRHEDRAVKNLRDAISVLTERCTVHAPILDLNASSYNEHVCEVTIKETLWAIDLARKLDVSVLTVHPGSRTVHRPPTPEDWDRFYHYLTVTTRYAVDAGITMALENLTPRVQSMCHEPVQMAKVLEKYPDLMMTLDIPHALQVDVENAIGFIGQLGERIVNVHIGDVQNGTPHLPGHIVRNPQTSAVLDTLKRSGYDGDLTIEIDDKLLVKQQSREDKVTLLVNEKKYLLRNLQQ
- a CDS encoding ArsR family transcriptional regulator, producing the protein MKNQSVSVFDVSDEEFAETLMGLGLKRNVAKALTYLKNGDEVTSREIEIGSDMRQPEVSVAVRELKGLKWIVVREEKKPGKGRPFKLYRLEKDMNSIINQLEYEKVDESKQMFENIQRLKHINMNKS